The Flavobacteriales bacterium genome contains the following window.
AGTAAAATTGCAGGAATGTATATCATGTTTACCAAACAAGGTCCATTCTTTTTTGCTGATACAACCGTAAATGTCGATCCTACAGTTCAGGATATTGTTGATATTACACTGTTAACTGCAAAAATGGTGAAAAGGTTAAATATCGTTCCGCGAGTTGCATTATTGTCGTATTCAAATTTTGGATCTTCAGAAGAAAAAGACGCAATAAAAATGAGAGAAGCTGCTAAAATTTTACATGAGCAACATCCAGAACTGATTGTTGATGGAGAAATTCAAGCCAATTTTGCATTAAATACGGAGTTAAGAGATGAGATTTTCCCTTTCTCAGATTTATCAAAAAAGAATACCAATACATTGATATTCCCAAACTTATCATCTGGAAATATTGCTTATAAATTAATGCAAGAAATGGCAAATTTTGAAACCATCGGTCCAATTTTGTTGGGTATGAAAAAACCTGTTCATATTCTTCAATTAGGTAGTTCGGTTCGAGAAATTGTAAACATGGTAACTATTGCTGTTGCTGATGTTCAAACACGAAAATAAATTATGATAGCTCAAATAAAAGGTAAATTAATAGAAAAAACACCAACTTATGTGGTGATAGATTGTGGTGGTGTCGGATACCAACTTCACATTTCGTTAAATACATTTTCAAAAATTGGAAACGATGAAAGTTGTTTACTTTTTACGCACTTTGTAGTGCGCGAAGATGCCCATTTATTGTATGGATTTAAAGAAAAAAGTGAGAGAGAATTGTTTCGACAATTAATCTCAGTTTCAGGTGTTGGTTCGAGTACTGCAATGATGATTCTTTCATCACTTTCACCCGACGAAACAAAAGCTGCAATTATTTCTGGAAATGTTAATGTGCTAAAAAGTGTTAAAGGCATTGGCTTAAAATCTGCAGAGCGAATTATAATTGATTTAAGAGATAAGATTGGGAAATCTTCTGACGGTAATGAAATTTTTTCAGCTTCATCAAACAATACTATCAAGGAAGAAGCGTTAAGTGCACTTGTTATGTTGGGTTTTTCAAAAATGCCAGCTGAGAAAGCATTGACTAAAATTATGGCAGAAACACCAAGTTTAACAGTAGAAGAGTTGATTAAACGAACCTTAAAAAGTCTTTAATTAGCTAACGTTTAGTTTTGATAAATAGTAAAAAAACATATAATAATATTTTATTAATTGTGGGGTTATCAGTTTTGATAACCCTTGTTAACTATTTAGCAAACCCTAGTTTGTCAAATGCTGTTCCTCACAACAATATGTTGGCATATAACATGGAAAATCCTTTGGATAGCCCAGAAATAGAATTGCCATTTCCATTTAAAGATGGGGTAGGGAATCCTGATGAAAACAATAGTGGCGGACTATATTTAGATGACCCTTCAAATGTTGAAAAAGGTTTTGAATATGATTCCGAAACGGAGAATTATAATTACTATGAAAAAGTTGGAGGAAAATATGTTAAATATCCTACTTACATGGATTTTGAGGAGTACATCAACTATGATTCAAAAAAGTCGCTTCAAAATTATTGGAGAGAAAAAGCTGCCGCTGATGATATCAACCAAACAAAAGGGTTTAGACCATCATTAACTGTAAAAGGTAAAGCATTTGATAGAATTTTTGGAGGAAACACCATTGATATTAGACCACAAGGTTCTGCTGAATTAACCTTTGGGCTCAATCGTTCTACTCGTGATAACCCTGCTTTACCTGCTAATCAACGAAGTACTACTACTTTCAATTTTGATCAAAAAATTCAATTAAATGTTGTTGGTAATATTGGTGAAAAATTAAAGCTATCTACAAGTTACAATACCGAAGCTACATTTGATTTTGAAAATCAAATGAAAATTGAATATACTGGTTATGAAGATGAGATTATTCAAAAAATTGAAGCAGGGAACGTTTCTCTTCCTTTAAAGGGTTCCTTAATTACGGGTAGTCAAACGCTTTTTGGAGTTAAAACCGAATTAAAATTTGGAAGACTATATGTGACCAGTGTTCTTTCCCAAGAACGTGGTGAGAAAAAAGAAATTAATGTTCAGGGAGGGGCTCAAATTCAAGTTTACGAAAAACCTGCTTCAGATTATGAGGATAATAAACATTACTTTTTATCTCATTATTTTAGGGATAACTACGAAAGTTTTTTGTCTTCGCCACCAGTAATCAATTCTAGAGCAAATATTATAAAAGTTGAGGTTTGGACATCGAACATTAATAACGCCATTGAAAACACCAAGAATATTATTGGGTTTATGGATTTGGGAGAAGCTACTCAAAACAACATCTATAACGATGCTTTAGTAACTGATGCGAATATTAGTCCAAACACCAATTTTCCATTCAATACGGCAAATAATTTGTATGATAACCTAAATTCGGGATATTTTAATAAGGATTCTATCAGGGGATTTGTGTCATCTAGTCAGGCATTGGAATTTTTAAATTTCGAAAACGGAACAGATTTTGAAAAATATGAAAATGCTAGGTTGCTTAATCCTTCAGAATATACTTTAAACCCGCAGTTGGGTTATATCTCTTTAAACTCAACCTTACAACCAGACCAAATTTTATGTGTTGCATTTCAGTATACCCTTGATGGACAAGTGTATCAAGTAGGTGAATTTTCAACAGATGGTATTGCAGGGCAAGATGCACTTTATGTTAAGTTGTTAAAAGCTTCAATCTTAAATACCAATTTACCAACTTGGGATTTAATGATGAAAAACGTTTATGCATTGGGGGCATACAATATTTCTCCAACCGATTTCTTTCTAAATATTGATTATTTAAATCCAGCAACAGGGGTTCAAATACCATTTATTCCCGAAGATAATTTAAGTGATTTACCCATTATTGGGTTAATGAACTTGGATAGATTAAACAATAACAATCAGGCTAGCCCTGATGGGGTTTTTGACTTTATCAATGGTATAACCATTAATGCAAATACTGGTAGAGTGTATTTTCCAGTTCTTGAACCGTTTGGGGCACATTTAAGGTCAAAATTTGTTAATCCTGCAACAGCCGATAAATACGCGTTTGATTCATTGTATACCACTACCCAAATTTTAGCAAAACAAGATGTAAATAAAAACAGGTTTACAATAAAAGGTAAATATTCATCTTCATCAAGTGCCGATATTTCGTTGAATGCATTAAATGTTCCTCAAGGTTCTGTTGTTGTAACTGCTGGAGGGGCTACCTTGACTGAAAATGTTGATTATACCGTGGATTATAATTTAGGTAGAGTAAAAATTATTAATGATGGTATTTTACAGTCAGGAACACCAATAAAAATTTCGTTAGAAAGCCAGTCGTTGTTTAATATTCAAACTAAAACCTTAATGGGAAC
Protein-coding sequences here:
- the ruvA gene encoding Holliday junction branch migration protein RuvA codes for the protein MIAQIKGKLIEKTPTYVVIDCGGVGYQLHISLNTFSKIGNDESCLLFTHFVVREDAHLLYGFKEKSERELFRQLISVSGVGSSTAMMILSSLSPDETKAAIISGNVNVLKSVKGIGLKSAERIIIDLRDKIGKSSDGNEIFSASSNNTIKEEALSALVMLGFSKMPAEKALTKIMAETPSLTVEELIKRTLKSL